A stretch of the Streptococcus suis genome encodes the following:
- a CDS encoding 3-deoxy-7-phosphoheptulonate synthase gives MGIHRKGTSIDVEQIKELSKLEGEFLVAKNQRDEELKRVIRGEDQRLLLVIGPCSSDNEDAVLDYAHRLSKLQEEVKDKIFIVMRVYTAKPRTNGEGYKGLMHQPDTSKLPDLINGIAAVRHLHYRVITETGLTTADEMLYSANYPLVEDLVSYHAIGARSVEDQEHRFVASGIDMPTGMKNPTSGNLTVMFNGIYAAQNKQNFIYRDAEVDTDGNPLAHAILRGANTEKGGYEPNYYYDILLKTIKQYEQFGLENPFIVIDTNHDNSGKNYLEQIRIVRQTLINRDWNESIRKYVRGFMIESYLEDGRQDSPEVYGKSITDPCLGWEKTEALIREIHQTL, from the coding sequence ATGGGAATACATAGAAAAGGTACTAGTATTGATGTAGAACAAATTAAAGAACTTTCAAAACTTGAAGGCGAATTTTTAGTAGCAAAAAACCAGCGTGATGAAGAACTAAAACGAGTGATTAGGGGGGAAGATCAACGTCTTCTCCTCGTCATCGGACCTTGCTCTTCTGATAATGAAGATGCTGTTTTAGATTATGCACACCGTTTGTCAAAACTCCAGGAAGAGGTTAAAGATAAAATCTTTATCGTCATGCGTGTCTATACAGCCAAACCTCGAACAAATGGCGAGGGATACAAGGGTTTGATGCATCAACCAGATACGTCTAAACTACCTGATTTAATTAATGGTATTGCTGCTGTACGTCATCTGCATTACCGTGTTATTACTGAGACAGGTTTGACAACGGCGGACGAAATGCTTTATTCCGCAAATTATCCATTGGTAGAAGATTTGGTATCTTATCATGCCATCGGAGCTCGCTCCGTCGAAGACCAAGAACACCGTTTCGTTGCTTCTGGAATCGATATGCCTACAGGCATGAAAAACCCGACTTCAGGCAATTTGACTGTCATGTTCAATGGTATCTATGCTGCACAAAATAAACAAAATTTTATCTACCGAGATGCGGAAGTTGATACGGACGGCAATCCACTTGCCCACGCTATTCTTCGCGGTGCCAATACTGAAAAAGGTGGTTATGAACCGAACTACTACTATGACATTCTTTTGAAAACCATCAAGCAATATGAGCAATTTGGTCTTGAAAATCCATTCATTGTCATCGATACTAACCATGATAATTCTGGTAAAAATTACTTGGAGCAAATTCGCATCGTTCGCCAAACGCTTATTAATCGTGATTGGAACGAATCCATTCGTAAATACGTCCGTGGTTTCATGATTGAATCCTACTTAGAAGACGGCCGTCAAGATAGCCCCGAAGTCTATGGCAAATCCATCACTGATCCTTGCTTGGGATGGGAAAAAACCGAAGCACTCATCCGTGAAATTCATCAGACACTATAA
- a CDS encoding shikimate dehydrogenase yields MNIDGYTRLAAVVAKPIKHSISPFIHNLAFEETGVNGVYLAWEIPEDDLAVTLENIKRYNMFGINLSMPYKQAVIPYLDDLTESARLIGAVNTVLHQDGLLIGHNTDGIGFFKSLETLRAFHVRNKRLTILGGGGASTAIVAQAAIDGAKEITIFCRPQSVERTVVTVQTIAQSTGVSLQVLPNNDSQLLAEHINNSDLLINGTSVGMDGTSLPLPATIRFPEELLVADVIYQPFETPLLKMANSQGNPTINGLGMLLFQAAEAFELWTGKEMPTDLIWQLLVQKYDIK; encoded by the coding sequence GTGAATATTGATGGATATACTCGCCTAGCAGCTGTAGTTGCAAAGCCAATAAAACATTCCATTTCACCCTTCATCCACAATCTTGCTTTTGAGGAAACGGGTGTAAATGGAGTCTACCTAGCATGGGAAATTCCAGAAGATGATCTAGCAGTCACACTTGAAAATATCAAACGATATAACATGTTTGGAATTAATCTTTCCATGCCTTATAAACAGGCTGTAATACCCTACCTAGATGATTTAACAGAGTCTGCTCGCTTGATTGGTGCCGTTAATACTGTTCTTCATCAAGACGGCCTGCTTATTGGTCACAATACAGACGGCATCGGATTTTTTAAAAGTTTGGAAACTCTTAGAGCATTCCATGTAAGAAACAAACGGCTGACAATCTTAGGTGGAGGTGGTGCTTCAACTGCCATTGTCGCCCAAGCTGCAATAGATGGCGCAAAGGAAATCACCATTTTTTGTCGCCCACAAAGTGTGGAAAGGACTGTTGTAACAGTCCAAACTATTGCACAATCTACTGGAGTTTCCCTACAAGTACTCCCCAACAATGATAGCCAGTTACTCGCAGAGCACATAAACAATTCAGACTTACTCATCAATGGAACCAGTGTGGGAATGGATGGCACTTCCCTACCACTCCCAGCTACCATTCGTTTTCCAGAGGAACTATTGGTCGCGGATGTGATATATCAACCATTTGAAACACCTTTATTGAAAATGGCAAATTCACAAGGAAATCCCACCATCAACGGTCTGGGTATGCTACTCTTTCAAGCAGCGGAAGCCTTTGAACTCTGGACGGGAAAAGAAATGCCGACAGATTTGATTTGGCAACTATTAGTACAGAAATACGACATCAAATAG
- a CDS encoding ABC transporter permease → MDIILSSISQGLLWSVMAIGVYLTFRILDIADMTAEGSYPLGAAVCATGIVNGLNPLLATFLAMIAGMGAGLISGLLHTKLKIPALLTGIVTLTGLYSINLKILGKANVALLKQETLVTQLQDFGLAKTNAVLVIGIIFVLAVVGVLTLLLNTQIGLAIRSTGDNIPMSEANGINVDRMKIYGYMISNGLIALCGALLTQNNGYADLNSGTGTIVIGLASVIIAEVILRNLRLGWRLLSIVLGAVVYRLIILAILEIPGMDADLVKLFSAILLATVLYVPELQKKLNIRRPKLNGHA, encoded by the coding sequence GTGGATATTATTTTATCAAGTATTTCGCAAGGCTTGCTTTGGTCAGTCATGGCGATTGGTGTTTACTTGACTTTTCGTATTTTGGATATCGCAGATATGACAGCAGAGGGATCTTATCCCCTTGGAGCCGCTGTTTGTGCAACAGGAATTGTAAATGGTCTAAACCCTTTACTTGCAACTTTCCTTGCAATGATAGCTGGTATGGGAGCTGGATTAATTTCTGGCTTACTCCACACAAAGTTAAAAATTCCTGCTCTCTTGACAGGTATTGTCACCTTGACAGGTCTTTATTCGATTAACTTGAAAATATTAGGTAAGGCCAATGTGGCTTTGCTTAAGCAGGAGACCTTGGTCACTCAATTGCAGGATTTTGGTTTGGCTAAAACGAATGCTGTACTGGTGATTGGTATCATCTTTGTTTTAGCAGTTGTCGGAGTGTTAACGCTTTTACTCAATACACAAATTGGTTTGGCTATTCGTTCAACAGGGGATAATATTCCAATGAGTGAAGCAAATGGCATTAACGTAGACAGAATGAAAATCTATGGCTATATGATATCAAATGGGTTAATTGCTCTCTGTGGTGCCTTGTTGACCCAAAATAATGGTTATGCAGATTTGAACTCTGGTACGGGAACTATCGTTATCGGTTTGGCATCTGTCATTATTGCTGAAGTCATATTACGGAATCTCCGTTTGGGTTGGAGATTACTGTCAATTGTACTGGGTGCAGTCGTATACCGCTTGATTATTCTTGCGATTTTGGAAATACCTGGGATGGATGCGGACCTTGTTAAACTCTTCTCTGCAATTCTATTGGCAACTGTACTTTATGTTCCTGAATTACAGAAAAAACTCAATATTCGTCGTCCCAAATTAAATGGACATGCTTAG
- a CDS encoding ABC transporter substrate-binding protein → MFRFKKIILSSVVALSALTLAACSSNSEDSGSVRVGIIQYAEHEALTSAREGFIEALEDAGYKEGENLTIDLQNSQGDQANLQTMVGQLAGKNDLNFAIATPAAQALLNADGETPSVFTAVTDPVEAGLVESLDAPGGSMTGSTDATDVEGQIDMLLKVVPSAKTVGIFYNSSEVNSEVQADQAKQALEAKGVKVEVATVTSTNDVQQTMTSLAAKVDAIYLPTDNTVASTASTIGEILQEAKVPAMGSDAAVIDATLFTYGVDYHAIGVQAGELAVKILKGDKPADLPVEKPNTAAVTVNEEMATALGFDAETIKALEK, encoded by the coding sequence GTGTTTAGATTTAAAAAAATTATTCTTAGCTCGGTTGTAGCACTATCAGCGCTAACATTGGCAGCATGTAGTTCTAATAGTGAAGATTCTGGATCAGTTCGGGTTGGTATTATCCAATATGCAGAACATGAGGCATTAACGTCAGCTCGTGAAGGATTTATAGAAGCATTGGAAGATGCGGGATACAAGGAAGGCGAGAATCTGACAATTGATTTACAAAATTCCCAAGGAGATCAAGCCAATTTACAAACAATGGTAGGACAGCTTGCAGGGAAAAATGATTTGAACTTTGCAATTGCAACACCTGCTGCCCAAGCATTGTTAAATGCGGATGGTGAGACACCAAGTGTGTTTACAGCTGTAACGGATCCAGTTGAAGCAGGACTGGTTGAAAGTTTGGATGCACCCGGCGGTTCTATGACAGGATCTACTGATGCAACAGATGTAGAAGGGCAAATTGACATGTTACTCAAAGTGGTTCCTTCAGCTAAAACGGTTGGTATCTTCTACAATTCAAGTGAAGTTAATTCTGAGGTGCAAGCTGACCAAGCTAAACAAGCCCTTGAAGCGAAAGGAGTCAAAGTAGAGGTAGCAACTGTTACTTCAACAAATGACGTTCAACAAACAATGACCTCTTTGGCAGCTAAGGTCGATGCTATCTATCTCCCGACAGATAATACAGTTGCTTCAACTGCTTCAACGATTGGTGAAATTTTACAAGAAGCAAAAGTTCCAGCAATGGGAAGTGATGCCGCAGTTATTGATGCTACTCTATTTACTTATGGAGTTGACTATCATGCAATTGGTGTACAGGCTGGTGAACTAGCTGTGAAAATCTTGAAAGGTGATAAGCCAGCTGACTTGCCAGTTGAAAAACCAAATACAGCTGCTGTTACTGTGAATGAAGAAATGGCGACAGCTCTCGGTTTTGATGCTGAAACTATTAAAGCATTGGAAAAATAA
- a CDS encoding 3-dehydroquinate synthase has product MKLTVNLPHNPYDILIERGSLSQVGSWVKGLWNPQKIAIITDDLVGRLYSQTVQASLEQAGFDTIVFEFPEGEASKNLETVYQAYEFLVKNGMTRSDGILALGGGVVGDLAGYVASTYMRGIHFLQVPTSLTAQVDSSIGGKTGVNTPFAKNMVGSFYQPDGVLIDPNTLKTLGKRELIEGMGEVVKYGLIDDVELWDTLDRLDGSVESILENADYIIYHSCEVKRKVVVEDELDNGVRLYLNFGHTIGHAIEATAGYGQVMHGEAVAIGMVQISRASEKKGLMPAGITEKIIAMCEKFGLPTAHQPWNSEELYTALTHDKKARGKTIKLVIVPQLGQAAIHHIPLEEMKEFLQ; this is encoded by the coding sequence ATGAAACTAACTGTTAACCTTCCCCACAATCCATATGACATCCTCATTGAAAGAGGTAGCTTGTCACAGGTTGGTTCCTGGGTCAAAGGACTCTGGAACCCTCAAAAAATTGCCATCATTACAGATGACCTGGTTGGTAGACTGTATAGTCAAACGGTCCAAGCTAGTTTAGAACAAGCTGGTTTTGACACTATTGTATTTGAATTCCCAGAAGGTGAAGCATCAAAAAATCTTGAAACTGTTTATCAAGCCTACGAATTTCTCGTAAAAAATGGGATGACACGGAGTGATGGAATTTTAGCTCTTGGTGGTGGTGTGGTTGGAGATTTAGCTGGCTACGTTGCTTCAACTTATATGCGGGGTATCCATTTTCTCCAGGTTCCAACGAGTCTAACTGCCCAAGTTGATTCTTCAATTGGTGGGAAAACTGGCGTGAATACACCATTCGCTAAGAATATGGTCGGTAGCTTCTACCAACCTGATGGCGTCCTCATTGACCCTAATACCCTAAAAACACTTGGCAAACGTGAATTGATTGAAGGAATGGGCGAAGTCGTTAAATATGGCTTGATCGATGATGTGGAACTCTGGGATACACTTGACCGATTAGATGGATCTGTAGAAAGTATTTTGGAGAATGCCGACTATATCATCTACCACTCCTGCGAAGTTAAACGCAAGGTTGTAGTCGAAGATGAGTTGGACAATGGAGTCCGCTTATATCTAAACTTTGGACACACAATCGGTCATGCGATTGAAGCTACCGCTGGCTATGGTCAAGTCATGCACGGTGAAGCTGTCGCTATCGGAATGGTTCAAATCTCACGTGCTTCTGAGAAAAAAGGATTGATGCCAGCAGGTATAACTGAAAAAATTATCGCTATGTGTGAGAAGTTTGGTTTACCAACTGCACATCAACCTTGGAATAGCGAGGAATTATATACAGCCTTAACTCACGATAAGAAAGCAAGAGGAAAAACTATTAAGCTTGTTATCGTGCCACAGCTTGGACAGGCTGCAATCCATCACATTCCATTAGAAGAAATGAAAGAGTTCTTGCAATAG
- a CDS encoding 3-deoxy-7-phosphoheptulonate synthase produces MKEEDLLFTPISEKINIEQVREHSKLAPETLAKKQARDRELEAILKGEDDRLLLVIGPCSSDNEEAVLDYAHRLAKLQEEVKDKIFMVMRVYTAKPRTNGDGYKGLMHQPDTDAAPSLINGIKAVRNLHYRVITETGLTTADEMLYPENLPLVDDLVSYIAIGARSVENQQHRFVASGIDVPTGLKNPTSGNLKVMFNGIFAAQKKQSFLFNNTEVETSGNPLAHVILRGAVNENGKYLPNYYYDNLLETIEIYQQFGLKNPFILIDTNHDNSGKNYLEQIRIVRQTLINRDWNESIRNYVRGFMIESYIEDGRQDNPDIYGKSITDPCLGWEKTQELIQEIYNR; encoded by the coding sequence ATGAAAGAGGAAGATCTATTGTTTACTCCAATCAGCGAAAAAATTAATATCGAACAGGTTCGAGAACATTCTAAATTAGCACCTGAAACACTTGCAAAAAAACAAGCACGAGACCGTGAGCTCGAAGCAATTCTCAAAGGTGAAGACGATCGTCTATTATTGGTCATCGGTCCTTGTTCATCTGATAATGAGGAAGCTGTTCTTGATTATGCGCATCGCTTGGCTAAACTCCAAGAGGAAGTCAAGGATAAAATCTTCATGGTCATGCGTGTATATACTGCCAAGCCACGTACTAATGGAGATGGCTACAAGGGACTCATGCATCAGCCTGATACAGATGCCGCCCCTAGTCTTATTAATGGAATTAAAGCCGTTCGTAACCTGCACTATCGTGTGATTACGGAAACTGGTTTAACGACCGCTGACGAAATGCTGTATCCTGAAAATCTCCCGCTTGTAGATGATCTAGTTTCCTATATTGCGATTGGTGCTCGCTCTGTTGAAAACCAGCAACACCGCTTTGTTGCTTCTGGTATTGATGTTCCAACTGGCTTGAAAAATCCAACATCTGGAAACCTAAAAGTTATGTTTAATGGAATCTTTGCAGCTCAGAAAAAGCAGTCCTTCCTTTTCAATAATACGGAAGTTGAAACTTCTGGTAACCCACTTGCCCATGTTATTCTCCGCGGAGCAGTGAACGAAAATGGAAAATACCTGCCGAACTACTACTATGATAACCTTTTGGAAACGATTGAGATTTATCAACAATTCGGCTTAAAAAATCCATTTATTTTGATTGATACAAACCATGATAACTCTGGTAAAAACTATTTAGAACAAATACGAATCGTACGCCAAACCTTGATCAACCGAGACTGGAACGAGTCCATCCGCAACTATGTCCGTGGATTTATGATTGAATCCTATATTGAGGACGGTCGTCAGGACAATCCAGACATTTATGGAAAATCAATCACTGATCCATGTTTAGGATGGGAAAAAACACAAGAATTAATCCAAGAAATATATAATAGATAG
- a CDS encoding YlbF/YmcA family competence regulator: MTTNIYDIANQLERAIRNLPEYKAVEAVKVSVEANAEAKSTLDAYISFQKDIQEKLQAGEIPTEADQKKMVDFNKKVQANPLLTEYFTKQQQLGTYVADLERIIFKPLNELLQ, translated from the coding sequence ATGACCACAAATATCTATGATATTGCCAATCAATTGGAGCGCGCTATTCGCAATCTACCGGAATATAAGGCAGTAGAAGCAGTGAAAGTATCTGTTGAAGCGAATGCAGAAGCTAAAAGTACCCTAGATGCCTATATTTCTTTCCAAAAAGATATTCAGGAAAAATTGCAAGCAGGTGAAATTCCAACTGAAGCTGACCAAAAGAAAATGGTTGATTTCAATAAAAAGGTTCAAGCCAATCCATTGTTGACAGAGTATTTTACGAAGCAACAACAATTAGGAACCTATGTGGCAGATTTGGAACGGATTATCTTTAAACCATTAAATGAATTGCTTCAATAA
- a CDS encoding prephenate dehydrogenase, translating into MTKTVYIAGLGLIGGSLALGIRKYHPDYTILGYNRGEKSRHIALQRNMVDEVTDDFSLFAGRADVIILCVPIQQTIEFIKQLGQIDLKPNVLVTDAGSTKTEIIQAAEAYLSEKRINFIGSHPMAGSHKSGAEAGDILLFENAYYIMTPCSLTQADAVPRLTDLLSGTGARFVQIDAREHDFVTSQISHFPHVLASSLMNQAGDYALEHPFTNNFAAGGFRDMTRIAESEPGMWTSILMTNAEPIIERIEDFKDRLTYISQLLIEKRQDDIWDFFARGGQTRKEMEIHKRGGIDSFFDIFINVPDEEDSVLKVLEVLRGISIVNIRINEENREDTYGILQITFKNKEHLDEAAKRLTAQTSYQIYLN; encoded by the coding sequence ATGACTAAGACAGTATATATTGCCGGTCTCGGTCTAATCGGTGGCTCTCTAGCACTCGGTATACGAAAATACCATCCAGATTACACCATACTTGGTTATAATCGAGGAGAAAAATCTCGTCATATAGCTTTACAAAGAAATATGGTAGATGAGGTGACTGATGATTTCTCACTATTTGCGGGTCGTGCAGATGTTATCATTTTATGCGTGCCAATTCAGCAAACCATTGAGTTTATCAAACAGTTAGGTCAAATCGATTTAAAACCAAACGTATTGGTGACAGATGCTGGTTCCACCAAAACAGAGATTATTCAAGCTGCGGAGGCTTATCTCTCAGAAAAAAGAATTAACTTTATCGGAAGTCATCCAATGGCTGGTAGTCATAAATCTGGTGCGGAAGCTGGAGATATTTTATTATTTGAAAATGCATATTACATTATGACACCTTGTTCATTGACCCAGGCAGACGCAGTTCCTAGACTAACTGACCTCCTTTCGGGAACTGGTGCGCGATTCGTACAGATTGATGCCCGGGAACATGATTTTGTAACGAGTCAAATATCGCATTTTCCCCATGTGCTAGCTTCAAGCCTGATGAATCAGGCGGGTGATTATGCCTTAGAACACCCCTTTACAAATAACTTTGCAGCAGGTGGATTTCGAGATATGACTCGAATTGCAGAGAGTGAACCAGGTATGTGGACGAGTATCTTGATGACAAATGCAGAGCCAATTATTGAACGTATAGAAGATTTTAAAGATCGGCTAACTTATATTAGTCAACTTTTAATAGAAAAACGACAGGATGATATTTGGGACTTTTTTGCTAGAGGTGGTCAAACACGTAAAGAGATGGAAATCCATAAGCGTGGTGGTATTGATTCATTTTTCGATATATTTATCAATGTGCCTGACGAAGAGGACTCTGTTCTAAAAGTTTTAGAGGTCCTGAGAGGAATCTCTATCGTAAATATTCGTATTAACGAAGAAAACCGTGAAGACACATATGGTATCTTACAGATCACATTTAAAAATAAGGAACATTTAGATGAAGCTGCAAAGCGTTTAACTGCGCAGACTTCTTATCAAATATACTTAAATTAG
- a CDS encoding ATP-binding cassette domain-containing protein, with protein MTTILSIENIHKTFEAGTVNENHVLRGLSIDVKEGDFISIIGGNGAGKSTFMNSLAGALTVDSGDILLEGKSIKHVSAAKRSKDISRVFQDPKMGTASRLTIEENMAIAYRRGLSRGLGWGVKDSERAIFKEALKELGLGLENRMKIDTQFLSGGQRQALTLMMASLVKPKVLLLDEHTAALDPKTSDMVMELTKKIVEGHQLTALMITHNMENAIVYGNRLVMLHRGQIVVDVEGEEKKNLTVKDLMDLFYQNSGEKLTDDDMIL; from the coding sequence ATGACAACAATTTTATCAATAGAAAATATTCATAAAACCTTCGAAGCAGGGACTGTCAATGAAAATCATGTTCTTCGTGGGTTAAGCATAGATGTGAAAGAAGGAGACTTTATCTCTATTATCGGTGGTAATGGTGCTGGTAAGTCAACATTTATGAACTCACTTGCTGGAGCACTAACGGTTGATTCGGGTGATATTTTACTTGAAGGGAAATCCATCAAGCATGTCTCAGCTGCAAAACGTTCTAAGGACATTAGCCGTGTTTTCCAAGATCCGAAGATGGGAACTGCTTCTCGCCTAACTATTGAAGAAAACATGGCCATTGCTTATCGTCGTGGATTATCACGTGGTCTCGGTTGGGGTGTAAAAGATAGTGAACGTGCTATTTTTAAGGAAGCATTGAAAGAGCTTGGTCTGGGATTGGAAAACCGTATGAAAATTGATACTCAATTTCTTTCAGGTGGCCAACGTCAAGCTTTGACTTTGATGATGGCTTCACTTGTTAAGCCCAAGGTACTCTTGCTAGATGAACATACTGCTGCTCTTGATCCAAAAACCAGTGATATGGTAATGGAATTGACGAAGAAAATCGTTGAAGGACACCAATTAACGGCGTTGATGATTACGCACAATATGGAAAACGCTATTGTATATGGCAATCGATTAGTGATGTTGCATCGTGGTCAAATCGTTGTTGATGTTGAGGGTGAAGAGAAGAAGAATTTAACTGTTAAAGACTTGATGGATCTTTTCTACCAGAATAGTGGCGAAAAATTGACTGATGATGATATGATATTATAA
- a CDS encoding ABC transporter substrate-binding protein: MKTKFMKKIAAISLVSVGILTLAACSSASSDKSSSETVKVGILQYMEHESLTAAREGFVAELEANGYKEGEKLVLDYQNAQGDQANLQTISEQLIDGNDIVLAIATPAAQSLATVSTETPILFTAVTDPLSADLVESIEKPGGLLTGTSDQAPIDKQVELLGQAVPDAKTVGILYTTSERNSEVQVEQAKELFEKAGYKVVVKGITSTNEVQDATKSLMKDVDAIFVPTDNTIASTMTMIGELSVEHQIPVIGGSTDMVDEGGLLTYGTNYEALGRQTAKMAIKIIEGADVSETAVEYPETVSLHINEDIAKQLGIDTSKLSISE, from the coding sequence ATGAAAACTAAATTCATGAAAAAAATAGCTGCGATTTCCCTGGTTAGTGTAGGAATTTTGACGCTTGCAGCTTGCTCTTCCGCAAGTTCAGACAAATCTTCTTCTGAAACAGTTAAAGTTGGGATTCTACAATATATGGAACATGAATCCTTGACTGCAGCGCGTGAAGGATTTGTAGCAGAGTTAGAGGCGAACGGCTACAAAGAAGGAGAAAAATTAGTCTTAGATTATCAGAATGCACAAGGTGATCAAGCAAACCTACAAACTATATCAGAACAATTAATCGATGGAAATGATATTGTGTTAGCTATTGCAACACCTGCTGCACAAAGTTTGGCAACCGTATCAACTGAAACTCCCATCCTATTCACTGCCGTTACGGATCCATTATCAGCGGATTTGGTAGAGTCTATTGAAAAACCAGGGGGACTCTTGACTGGAACCTCAGACCAAGCTCCAATTGATAAACAAGTTGAATTATTAGGCCAGGCCGTTCCAGATGCGAAAACAGTTGGTATCCTATATACCACTAGCGAGCGGAACTCTGAGGTTCAAGTAGAACAAGCTAAAGAATTGTTTGAAAAAGCAGGCTATAAGGTGGTTGTAAAGGGAATCACTTCAACAAATGAAGTGCAAGATGCCACTAAAAGCTTGATGAAGGATGTAGATGCTATTTTTGTTCCAACTGATAACACTATTGCCTCAACAATGACCATGATTGGTGAATTGTCTGTTGAGCATCAAATACCAGTTATAGGTGGTTCAACAGATATGGTGGATGAAGGTGGTTTACTAACTTATGGTACTAATTATGAGGCTTTAGGACGTCAAACCGCAAAAATGGCAATCAAAATTATTGAGGGTGCGGATGTTTCTGAAACCGCAGTGGAATACCCTGAAACAGTTAGTCTTCATATAAATGAGGACATTGCCAAACAACTCGGAATTGATACTAGCAAACTTTCTATATCTGAGTAA
- the aroA gene encoding 3-phosphoshikimate 1-carboxyvinyltransferase, whose protein sequence is MRLRSNVGQLKGTIRVPGDKSISHRSIIFGSLAKGVTTVHDILRGEDVLSTMQVFRDLGVEIEDKGDTVEIHGVGFDGFQAPKNDLDMGNSGTSIRLISGVLAGQDFEATMFGDDSLSKRPMDRVTAPLSQMGVEISGQTDRDLPPLTIKGSKHLKPIHYKLPVASAQVKSALLFAALQADGESVIVEKELTRNHTEDMIVQFGGQLDVHGKEIRIQGGQEFTPQEITVPGDISSAAFWLVAGLVVPGSKITLENVGINETRTGILDVIKAMRGKMTLSNVDELAKSANITVEYSDLHATEIGGELIPRLIDELPIIALLATQVNGTTVIRDAEELKVKETDRIQVVADALNSMGANIEPTEDGMIIHGPTSLHGAAVNTFGDHRIGMMTAIAALLAKNGEVELERAEAINTSYPAFFEHLNSLID, encoded by the coding sequence ATGAGATTAAGAAGCAATGTAGGGCAATTAAAGGGGACCATTCGTGTTCCAGGTGATAAATCAATTAGTCACCGTTCGATTATTTTTGGAAGCTTGGCTAAGGGTGTCACAACAGTTCACGATATTCTTCGAGGAGAAGACGTCCTATCGACTATGCAAGTTTTCCGTGATCTTGGGGTTGAAATTGAAGATAAAGGGGACACTGTGGAGATTCATGGTGTTGGTTTTGATGGCTTTCAGGCTCCCAAAAATGATTTGGACATGGGAAATTCGGGAACATCGATTCGCTTGATATCAGGTGTTTTAGCTGGTCAGGACTTCGAGGCAACCATGTTTGGTGATGATTCTCTGTCTAAACGTCCAATGGATCGTGTAACTGCTCCACTCAGTCAAATGGGTGTGGAGATTTCAGGACAAACTGACCGTGATTTGCCACCTTTAACAATAAAAGGTAGTAAGCATTTAAAACCGATTCATTACAAACTTCCTGTAGCTTCAGCTCAAGTTAAGTCAGCTCTGCTATTTGCTGCCTTACAGGCAGATGGGGAATCCGTCATAGTTGAGAAGGAGCTGACACGAAATCATACGGAAGATATGATTGTTCAATTTGGTGGGCAATTGGATGTTCATGGAAAAGAAATTCGCATTCAAGGTGGTCAGGAGTTTACACCGCAAGAAATCACAGTTCCAGGTGACATTTCAAGTGCAGCATTCTGGTTGGTTGCTGGGTTAGTTGTTCCAGGATCAAAGATTACACTAGAAAATGTTGGTATTAACGAGACGCGTACAGGAATTTTAGATGTCATTAAGGCCATGCGCGGGAAAATGACCTTGTCGAATGTTGATGAACTCGCTAAATCTGCCAACATTACAGTTGAATATTCAGACCTACATGCCACAGAAATTGGTGGTGAATTAATTCCACGTTTAATAGATGAACTGCCTATCATTGCCTTATTAGCAACTCAAGTAAATGGTACAACTGTGATTCGGGATGCTGAAGAACTCAAGGTTAAAGAAACAGATCGAATTCAAGTAGTTGCGGATGCTTTGAATAGCATGGGTGCGAATATTGAGCCGACTGAGGATGGTATGATTATTCATGGACCAACATCTTTACATGGTGCTGCAGTCAATACCTTTGGTGATCATCGTATTGGTATGATGACAGCTATCGCTGCATTGTTGGCTAAAAATGGAGAAGTTGAGTTAGAGAGAGCGGAAGCGATCAATACAAGCTACCCTGCTTTCTTTGAACACTTAAATAGTTTGATTGATTAG